gtgctaggttgcatctgtgattctgttatgttttcactattatttggcaatggagtatgtgtatttggtgaAACTGACTGGTTGTTGATCTTAACTCTAATTGTTTCAATTTTATCATTAAAAAAGTTCATAAAATCATTACTATCTAAGCTTAAAGGAATAGATTGGCTTACTTCATTATGGCTCTTCGTTAAGCGGGAGATTGTGCTAAAAAGaaattttgtattgtttttattttcttcaatcaGTGAGGAATAGTAAGCTGACTTGGCCTTGTTAAGTGCTTGTTTGTAAGCGATGAGGCTATCTCTCCATGCTTGGCGAAACACTTCCATTTTAGTGGTGCGCCACTTTTGCTCTAGTTTGCGTGTTTTTTGCTTAAGGGTTTTAGTCTCTGATGTATACCATGGAGcgtgtcttgtttgtttccttgttttctttttgagtgGTGCTACAGAGTCTAGGGTTGAGTGTAGTGCATTCATTACATTATCAGTTAGTAAATCGACCTCTGTTGAGTTAAGGGAAGGACCTTCTGTTTTAGGAGAAGGGCCCTCTAATATATCCTGAGTCACAGATGTGGAAAGGGTTAGTGGAATTTGTTCTAGAAAGTCTGCAGTCGTTTTTTCAGATAGGCTGCGACTATAGTAGTAAGTGGAGTTAggtactaaataatgtagtgtcatttcaaaagtaattagATGGTGATCAGTTAGGGTGGATACTATATACTGCACAAATAAGGATGCTGTTGGATGCACTTGCGTGTGGAATGCATGTACAAGCGGTGTGCGCATTTGTCAACTGTTACATCCTGCCTACTAGGCTATATAACAAGAGAGGGAAGACAACGCAGAATTTGCCAACGAAATACATGCATCTACTGTAGTTAAGATAAAGAATTAACAATGTAGGTTAAGTAAAGTCAGTATAAATGTTAGGTTGGGAAATTAAAATGTACGGCGTATGAGAAATGAGGTGTCGTGCATAACAGAAGTAAACGCCAAAAAGGtgcgggagaggaggagaagcgaCAGCCTATAAGCCACACCCAGGTCTACGACGATCTTAAAGGCCATCCAGGAAGTAGTCACCTCACACGTGCGCCACTCCTCGCCACACCTGTGCTAGGCTCACATGTAGGGGAGACGCAATAAACACGAGACAAGCAAGCCACACCTGTGCTAGGCTCACCTGTAGGGGAGACGCAATAAAGACGAGTCAAGCAAGCCACAAGGAGGAGCCTTGCAGACCCGTGACACAATTGAAGACAAGATCATGACTATGGTCATGTTCCCATAGTTCTCATCTCAGTTCCGCCGAGACAAAAGATGCCATTTCAATAATCTTTAATTATGACCAGCGCTAGCAGAGCTAgcgtagcggtcatatagtgattgtcaaagtttttttttttttcttctttttcttttttcttgttaTCTACCTCCTGAACTTTTGGTCAAttattcccgggacaccgtaaaagcggggcacatgaaacttggtgcgcAACAGAAACacgtaaaaaaaaagcttacacATGATTTACGCGCAAACGGGAGAATTCTCCccatattgcacaaatcggagatagatagatagattgatagatccTTTTATTAATCCTTTAACATGAAATTTCAGTGTCACAGCAGCTTCAAAACAGACATAACACCACACATTTATTCACATATATCCAGACCTAATAAGTTAATAATAAACTAATAAGTTAAGTATACTTAAAAACTGTACATGACTAAATAGAGTTATTTTTGTGCATTATAGAGTCTTATGGCAGCTGGGATGAAAGATTTCCTATATCGCTCAGACTTGCACACTGGTACAATCAGTCTTTGACTGAAGGTGCTGCTGTTACCACCTTCAGAGAGTGGAGTGGGTGAGCAGGGTTGGCCAGTATTGAGCCTATAGTCTGTTCAGTGTTCTGGTCCCTGCCACCTGCTGGACCGTCTCCTGTTCAGCCCCTACCACTGAGCTAGCCTTCCTAATGAGCTTATCCACTCTGTTCCTGTCTGCTGTGCGGGCTCCCTCTCCCCAACAGGCCACAGCGAAGAACAGGGCACtggccactactgtatggtACTGTAGACCTTGCAGAGCAGGTGTTGGATCTTAGCCTCCTTAGGAAGTAGAGTCTGCTTTGTCCCTTACGGTACACCACCTCCATATGGCTCTTCCAGTCCAGCTTGCAGTCCAGCTGCACACCAAGGTACCTGTGGTTGGCAACCAGCTCCACCTCGCTTCCCCTGATGATActgagatacaggaaagttgacaagcgtaatttatttttgtggagagaatgtgcagaactgagcggcggtcgtattgtgtaccgctatgcggtacaggtgcatctagtttattgtcagatataaaatatataaaatatttcaTCACTTTCATCAAATATTATGTGACATAATAGTAGGCACATCcggacacaaacaagcaaacttgCTCTATGTCCCGGGACTGAGCCCCGGCCCAATTTAATCACTATCTATACCCAAGTGGACACGTGAaaatgcattacattacattgccaATCTGTTTGTGTTGTATTAGTCATTAATTAATAATACATTAATTATgaattctttaattgtgaattaACGCATAGTCATTATCAGCCAATTAAAGTTTTTAATCAATGACTAGGGTTGAGTATGAAGTGAAAGCTAAATCTGAAAGGACATTTATGGTTCTAGTGTGGTGATGTGGTCCATTCCTCAGCATATAAGAACCAGAGCAGGAACATGATTTATGGTtctatgtggtgatgtggtccATTCCTCAGCATAACTAAGAACCAGAGCAGGAACATGAAGTCAAATGGATACTGCTGATTACGGAGCGCAGCGGAGTTAAAAGAGCCTCCACGTCCTTGACCACGGCGGTAGGAGCGCAGCGGAGTTAAAAGAGCCTCCATGTCCTTCACCACGGCGCAGAAGCGGCAGAAGCAACAGGAGTGTGAAGCTGTCTCACCGTCAATAGGAGCAACAAGGACTCTCCAACGGGTGAAGATgtctaaactctctctctctctctctctctctctctctctctctcttactctcagaTACACAAACATCTGTTGTGCAAGACATTGTAGTCGTCTGTGAGTTAATATTTTGTCATTGTTCTGTGCATTTTCCAGGATGAAGCTGTTGATAATTGCAGCTGCCTCTCTGGCGGTGGTGAGCTGTGCCAGCCTCTCTCTGGAGGATCTAGAGTTCCACGCATGGAAACTCAAGTTTGGTGAGGGAACAGTCATGAGGCATCCATACAGTTAGCATAGAGCATGAAACGATACAAATAGAAATAATGTTGAATGGTTCTTCATACTTGTGTAAGTTACACTTGAGTAGCTTACACTTGTGTAAGCTTACACATCTCAGACTGAGGAACACACTATTGTCCCTGTTTGGTCGTCAGGTAAATCCTACCGGACCGCTGAGGAGGAGGCCCGGCGCAAAGACATCTGGCTCTCCACCCGCCGCAGGGTTCTGACCCACAACATCCTGGCTGACCAGGGCATCAAGACCTACCGCATGGGCATCAACCAGTTCTCTGACTTGGTAGGAGCTTTCAAGGTGAAAGGGATAAATCGTTTTCATTAAACCATTTAAATCTCTGTATTAACTCTCAACATTTTTGTATTCTAGGATGATAAAGAGTACCGTCATACTCTTATGAATAACCTGGTTCCCCCAAATGCCACCAAGACTTCACATGAACAGAGTGAAATGTACTTCAGACACACGGAGGTGGGCGCTAAAGTACCCAAATACCAAGACTGGAGGCAAATGGGATGTGTGACTGACGTGAAAGTCCAAAACGACTGTCACTCCAGTTGGGCGTTCAGTGCAGTATGTTACGTTCATGTTCATGAATATCTGTGTTTACACCACTGCTGGGTTGAACGTCCTATTATGGATGCACTCCAAGAGCAcctgaccttgagaaacagagattaaTGTCATTCTCATTTTATagaaagaaaagaatagaatatatactttattgatcccgtgaggaaaattcagttctctgcatttaacccaatttaaccgaattagtgaacacacagcacacagtgaacacacagtgaggtgaaccacacaacccagagcagtgagctgcctgcccaaccagcggcgctcggggagcagtgaggggttaggtgcctttctCAAGGgaacttcagccgtggtggactggtcggggatcgaacctgCAACCCTCCGATTACAAGCCAGCACACCACGGCTGCCTAATGCACTATGCTTTATCACTTCGACCTCATCTTCTGAGTATATTCGTCATTCTGTTGTTGTTCAATCAATTAAACAATTAATAAAGCTTTGCATCTTCCATGTTTTGCATATTCTTGAGTAGACAGGTGCGCTGGAGTCCCACACCTGCATATATAAGGGACACCTGCCCTCTCTGAGTGAACAGCAGCTGGTGGACTGCTCTCGGTCCTTTGGGAATGACGGCTGCAATGGAGGCTCAGTGGTGTATGCATTTCAATATGTTGTCTCTAACAACGGGATAGACACTGAAGATTCTTATCCTTACGAAGCGAAGGTACGTCAAACATGATTCAAAAGTATCATTGTGAAATTCTGAATTGACTAAAAACAAGTAATCCAAAATCTGTCGTTGGTTGCAGTATAGTGGTAACAGCAATGGCTTTTACCAGTTGCTACCAGTTCTGTTGACCAAGAACACTGATTTTTTAAACTGTCTCTTAGGAATCAACCTGCCAATCCAATCCCAATATTGGTGCCTATTGTATTGGAATTAGGGTCCTAATCCCTGGAGACGAAGACATGCTTCAGGCTGCTGTGGGGTACATGGGACCAGTGTCTGCAGTCATTGATGCCACCCAGGCCTCCTTTCAGTCCTACACCTCAGGTGGGTCTTGCTGCTCAACTACTGGGTGAATGACTTTCTCTTTGAAATCACTACTACTGTAACAATGACCATATGTGTAACTTTTGTAAATCTACTTAGTTAAGATTTTGCTGGGCAATCTATTAATAAatgtgttgattgattgattgattgattgattgattgattgattgattgattgattgactaattgactgattgattaagGTGTCTATGGTGAGTCTCAGTGTTCCAGCTCTAGTGCAAACCATGCTGTGCTGGTGGTGGGATACGGTAGTGAAGGGGGCCAAGACTACTGGCTGGTCAAAAACAGGTAATGGCTGTATGTAGGATGTCCACTGTATTGATCAACATGTGTTGACCGAGATGTCCAAAAAGCCTAGAGTAAGGAAGTGTAATCTTTTAAACATTAACTTTTAAACAACATAAGCCATCGTGACAACCACATTTATGGTCTTTCATTTCTGTCTGAAGCTGGGGTGTTAACTGGGGAGATGAAGGCTATATCATTTCTGTCTGAAGCTGGGGTGTTAACTGGGGAGATGAAGGCTATATCATTTCTGTCTGAAGCTGGGGTGTTAACTGGGGAGATGAAGGCTACATCAAGATGTCCAGGAATAAGAACAACCAGTGTGGCATCGCCTCTCAGGCATCGTTCCCTCTGGTCTGATGGTGCGCTGGTAAGTCTGATCATGtgacagtggttctcaaactgtgctACGGGTACCGCTGGTGGTATTTGGACtatctgttgtggtactctgagAGTCTCCcagatggggttttttttcatgaagataaaataatcacttcaaattatataaatatatgtatgaTGAAAATTTTAATCTCTcttgagaaaacaaacaaacaaacaaaaaacaatccaAAACAGTATTAGAATGTAACATACATGTAAATTGACCTCTGCAAccgtattttaatgctggtcataatggtagCCATATGGAGAGCCAagtgttctctgaggtggtactcattgtaaaACGTTTGAGGACCACTGTCGTATGAAATGCCCTCTTTTACCCCATGGTATCTCTTTGGTGTCATTTTTCAGTGTGTTGAAAggtaaaaaatatttaatatagttttaagttgacatactgtactgtaaagctGACCACT
The genomic region above belongs to Sardina pilchardus chromosome 20, fSarPil1.1, whole genome shotgun sequence and contains:
- the LOC134067128 gene encoding procathepsin L-like: MKLLIIAAASLAVVSCASLSLEDLEFHAWKLKFGKSYRTAEEEARRKDIWLSTRRRVLTHNILADQGIKTYRMGINQFSDLDDKEYRHTLMNNLVPPNATKTSHEQSEMYFRHTEVGAKVPKYQDWRQMGCVTDVKVQNDCHSSWAFSATGALESHTCIYKGHLPSLSEQQLVDCSRSFGNDGCNGGSVVYAFQYVVSNNGIDTEDSYPYEAKESTCQSNPNIGAYCIGIRVLIPGDEDMLQAAVGYMGPVSAVIDATQASFQSYTSGVYGESQCSSSSANHAVLVVGYGSEGGQDYWLVKNSWGVNWGDEGYIKMSRNKNNQCGIASQASFPLV